CACCATGATGAGCAGTGAGGCCAACCTGCGCGACCTGTTGCCCGACACGGACCTGCTGATCGGCGGCGTGCTGATTCCCGGCGCGAAAGCCCCGCACCTCGTCACGCGCGACATGCTGCCGCTGATGCCCGAGGGCAGCGTTATCGTGGACGTGGCGGTGGATCAGGGCGGCTGCGTGGAAACCATTCACGCCACCACCCACACGGACCCCACCTACGTCGTGGACGGCATCGTCCACTACGGTGTGGCGAACATGCCGGGGGCGGTGCCGCGCACCAGCACCTTCGCGCTGACCAACGCCACCTTCCCTTACGTCCTGATGCTGGCCGAGCAGGGCGCAGGCGCCCTGGAGAAAAACCAGGCGCTGCTGCTGGGCCTCAACACCTACCGCGGCAAACTCACGTACGCCGCCGTGGGCGAAGCCTTCGACCTGCCCAGCGTCGAGCCCAGAACCGCGCTGGCCTGAACGCGCTGGCCTGCGCCACCGGACACAGCACCCAGAGGACACATCACACGGAGTGGGACAGCGAACAGCTGTCCTGCTTTTTTTGAGGCGTGGCAAAGGGAGGGGGCGGCCTCTCCTCTGCCCCTGACCTGTCGACCAACCTCGTCCTTTTGCTACTTTCCTGTCATGCTTGATCCGTTTGCTGCTCTGCCGTTCGCCGCCGCTGTTCACCCGGAGGCCCGCGCGGCGCAGCGGCTCACCTGGGATTCGCGCGGGGCCGGGCCGGACACGGCGTTCGTGGCCCTGCCGGGCGAACAGATGCACGGCAACCGCTTCGTGGAGCAGGCGCTGGCGGCGGGGGCGCCCTTCGTGCTGACCGACCTGGAGGTGCCGCGCGCCGTGCGCGTGCCGGACGCCCAGGCCGCGCTGCTGGCGTGGGCGCGCCACGAGCGGGCCAGCAATGCGCTGGTGGTGGGCATCACCGGCAGCGCTGGAAAGACCACCGCAAAAAGCTACGTGGCAGCGGCGCTGGACGCGCTGTACATGCCGGTCTACAACACCATTCCGGCCATCGCCTGCTTTCTGATCGAGGCCAGCGGCCTGGGCCGACCGCTGGTGGTGGAGATGGGCATCGACCGCCCCGGCGAGATGGCGGAACTGATGGCCCTGGTCAATCCGAACGTGGGCGTGGTCACCTCGATCGGCCCGGCGCACCTGGAGCAACTGGGCAGCGTGGAACGCATCGCGTCCGAGAAGGGCCTGATCCTGCAGGGCCGCGAACTGGCGCTGGTGGGGCAGCAGGCCGCCGCCTGGTATCCGGACGCGCCGTCCTACGGTTTCGCGGGCGCGCACTGGGCGGGTGAAGCCCTGACCCTGACCCCAGAGGGCGCTTCGTTCCGTTACCCGCAGGGCGGGGGGAGCGGCAGTGTGGAAGTTCACCTGCCGCTGGCCGCGCGGGTGCAGGCCGAAGCGGCGGTGCTGGGGCTGGCGCTGGCCGGGTGGGCGGGGGTGCCGCTGCAGGAAGCGGCGCGGCGCCTGGCGGGTGTGAGCGTACCGGGGGGGCGTTACCGCGTGCTGCCGGGGCGCTTTACCGTGATCGACGACGCTTACAACGCTTCCCCAGTGGCGGTCAAGGCCGCGCTGGACGCCCTGCACGCCTTGCCTGGGCGGCGCATCAGCGTGCTGGGGCGCATGCTGGAACTCGGCCCGACCGAGCGGGAATTACATGCCGAAGTGGGCGCTTACGCCCGCCAGCGGGCCGACCTGACCTTCGGGGTGGGCGAATTTGCCGCCGAACTGGGGGAGCGGGCTTACCGCAGCGTGCCGGAATTGACCGAGGCGCTGCTGGGCACCGTTCAGGACGGCGATACCGTGCTGGTGAAGGCCAGCCGCGGCATCAGCTGGACGCCGGAACGCCGCGCGGCGCAGGGCGTGGGGCTCGACACCGTGGTCGAGGCCCTGCTGGGGTATCGGGGCGACTGAAGCCCTGGGTTGCAGCGGCGCGGCCACTCACGGCCTTCCTATGCGGGAGCGCCACAATGCGGGCTATGCGCTTCACGACTGGCTCCCTGCTGACGCTGACCTTCGCCGCCCTGCTCACGGCGTGTGCGCCCCGGGCAGTTCAGCCGCCGGTGGGCAATGGGTTGCGGGCCGCCTTCAGTGACGCGGGCGTGGTGTGGGCGGAGGGCGGCCGGGCCTGCGTGGCGCGGGCGCCCTCTTTCGTGCGGGCGTGCCCGGCGGTGGGGCGGGTGGTGGACGTGAACTGGCATGCCGCTCAGGCCTGGGCGGCCAGTCCGGATCTGGGCCTGGTGGCGACCCTCGACGGTGCACCGCAGACGCTAGCAGTGGGCGCGGTGGTGGCCCTGAGTGCACAGAGCATTTACCGCGAGGACGGTTCGGCGCTGACCTACGCGGGCGCGGCGGCGGCGGGTGTGCCGGGCCGGCCCAGTCTGGCCGTCACGGGCGGCGACGGCCTGGATTACGTGCTGCTGGGGGGGCAACTGGTTCGGGTGGGCGACGGCCGGGTGCTGGATCCGCTGGCTGGCCCATTTCTGGCGCTGACACCCTCGGGCGTGCGCGTCACCTCCTCTCCGGCGGTGGACACGGCGTTCGGCAGTTACTGGTTACGGAATAGCCGGCTGGAACGGGTAGACGCTGCCGGAAAGGTGCTGGCCAGTGTGCCTCACGCGGATGGGCAGGTCGGCCTGGTGGGCTCGCTGGTGGTCACCGTCTCAAGCGGGGGACAGGTACGGGCATTCGGCACCGATCTGACGGAAGTGCCCCTGAACTATTAAGGAATCTTTAACTGATGCTTTGTGAGACCACATTAGAAAAATGAGAATTGCCTGATCTTGCCCTTCTGCTGCGCGTTCAACAGTAGAGGGGCTCACATTTGCGTCGGGGACGCTGCCAACGCCGTACCCGGCAGGTGTCAGAGTTCCGTAAGCAGCCGAATGATTGGATGACAGGGCAATGACTGACCCGTCCGTACCCTCACCTGCGCGCCGTCCGTTTGGCTTGACCGATTGCTCTACTCCGTCAGGCACCGTCCCCTCGAACATGAGTGAATGCTAAAATCCGCCTGATCCTGGAGGGAGAATGTCGAGCTTTATCAACCGTCTACTGAACCCGCGCCCGGCGGCCATCGGCGTCGAAATTGGCACCAGTGCCATCAAGGTCGTGGCCCTACGCGCCGGTTCGCCGCCATCCTTACAACACGCCGTGATGGTGCCCACGCCCATCGGCAGCATGCGCGACGGCCTGGTCGTCGAGCCGCAGGCTGTGGCCAGCGAACTGCGCAGTCTCCTGGCCGAGCACCACATCACCACCAAGTACGCCGTGACCGCCGTGCCCAACCAGTCGGCGGTCACGCGCAACATCATGGTGCCGCGCATGGACCGCAAGGACTTACAGGAAGCCATCAAGTGGGAAGCCGAGCGCTACATCCCCTACCCCATCGATGAAGTCAGCCTGGATTTCGACCTGCTCGACGACCCGGAAGAGATTCCCGAGAACGGCCAGATGGAAGCCGTGATCGCCGCCGCGCCCACCGAGCACGTGGCGCGGCAGGTCGAGGTGCTGCGCCTGGCCGGCCTGGAACCCACCGTCATCGACCTCAAGAGCTTCGCGGCGCTGCGCGCCCTGCGCGGCAACCTGCTGGGCGAGCACCTCACCAAAAGCACCCTGACCGGCAGCAACTACACCGAGTCCGGCGAGGTCGCGCTGGTCATGGAGATCGGCGCGAGCAGCAGCGTCATCAACCTGGTGCGCGGCGACCGCATTCTCATGACTCGCAACATCAACGTCAGTGCCGACGACTTCACCACCGCCCTGCAAAAGTCCTTCGACCTGGACTTCACGGCCGCCGAGGACGTGAAACTGGGCTACGCCACCGCCACCACCCCCACCGAGGACGAGGAAGACCTGCTGAACTTCGACATGAGCCGCGAACAGTACAGCCCCGCGCGCGTGTTCGAGGTGGTGCGCCCGGTGCTGGGTGACCTGATCACCGAGATTCGCCGCAGCCTGGAGTTCTACCGTGTGCAAAGCGGCGACGTGGTGGTCGACCGTACCTTCCTGGCAGGCGGCGGCGCGAAACTGCGCGGCCTGTCCTCGGCCATCAGCGACGCGCTGGGCTTCCGGGTGGAAGTCGCCAGCCCCTGGCTGACCGTGCAGACCGACCAGGCCAATGTGGACACCGGCTACCTGCAAACGAACGCCCCCGAATTTACCGTGCCGCTGGGCCTGGCCCTCCGGGGGGTGACTGGCCGTGGTTGAAATCAACCTTCTTCCGCAGCAATACCGCAAGCAGTCGGCTCCAGACGCCTGGAAGTACGGCTCGGTGGCCGCCGTGGCCGTGACGCTGGCCGCCATGGGCGTCATGTGGGGCCTGACCAGCCAGAACGTGCGCCAGCTTCAGGGCCAGATCGACAGCGTGCAGGGCGACATCACGGCCCTGACGCCGCAGAAGCAGAAGTACGACGAACTGGTCACCCAGCAGCAGAACCTGGAAAAAGTCACCAGCGTCGCACAGACCCTCAAGGGCACCAAAACCTACTGGTCGAACGACCTGGCGGTCTTCAGCCGCGAAATCCCGGCGTCTTCCGGCGTGGCCCTGACCAAACTGACCATGCGCGACAAGAAGCCCGAGGAACTGACCACCGATCAGGGGAACGGCATTTTCATCGGCAAGGCGGTGCGCCGCGAACTGGATCTGAGCGGCGCGGCCAGCAGCCAGCAGGCGGTCATCAACTTCCTGAACACCTTCGAGAACAGCCCCGGATTCGGCGTGAATTTCCAGGGCATGCAGCGCGACGACAAGAGCGGCGCCTACACCTTCAATGCCAGGGTCGGCATCGTCGGTGACAGCCCGGCAGCTACTGCTACGCCAGCCGCCCCAGGGGCCGCACCAGGCACGGCGGCTACTGCGCCCGCACCGGCAGCTCCCGCTGCGCCGGCAGGGGGAACCAATGGCAACTAAACTCACTCCTCAAACACAGTTCCTGCTGGTGGCCGCCCTGTGCCTGCTGGCCCTGCTGGCTTTCTTCCTGTACTACTACAAGCCCAAGCAGGAGACCCTGACCATGATGCGCGACGACCTGGCGGCCAAACAGAACACCGCCGAACAGTACCGCGCCGCCGCCGCCGCCATTCCGGATCTGACGGCCAAGGTCGGCAAACTGGAGCAGGAACGGGCGGAGTTCGTGCGGGCGCTGCCCACCACCCAGCAGTTCGGGCAGGTGGTCGACCAGTTGCGGGCCAACGCCAGCGCCAGCAAAACCGAAGTGACCAGCCTGACATTCGCCAACAGCCAGGCCCCCAACCTGCCGGCAGGCGTGCGGCCCATCAACGTCAACATGGCCGTGCAGGGCCAGTTCGGGCAGCTCTTTCAACTGATGCGCCGCATGGAAACCCAGAACCGCTTCACGACCTTGAACACCCTTGACCTGCAACTGCCCAAGGCCGACAGCTTCAACCCGAACCTGCAGGGCACGCTGGCGCTGACCGTCTACACCTTCGATCCTGCCCAGGCGGCCCTGCCCACGAACGCCGCGCCGGCCGGAACAACGGCGGCCCCAGCGGCCCCCGCCAGCGGAGGCACCCCATGAGCCGCGCCCCCGTTACCCTGTCGCGCGAGATGAAAATAGGCCTGATCGCCCTGCTGATGCTGGCCCTGCTGGGCGGCTGGCTGGTCATGAACAACCGGCAAGCCGACGTGGACACCAGTGTCGCCCCAGCCGTTGCCACGACTGACCCCGCTGCGTCCGGCACCGATACTGCCGCGTCCGGCACGTCCAGCACTGCCGGGACAGATGCCGCCACGAACGGGACGCCCACCACTGCGCCGCAAGGCGCGACCGGCACCCCCTCTGGCACCCCGTCCGGCGAGGTTCCCGTCGCCCCCGGCACCCTGAACGGTGAAACGGGCGAAGTGGTGGCCGCGCCGCCCTTCCCGGTCACCGACCCGAACGGCAGCACGCCGGACCCCACGGTGCCCACCCCCGCCCCCAGCGGCATCAACCCCGATACGCCCCTGCTGAGCCTGAACGGCAACAATCCTTTCAAGCCCATCAAACTCGAAGCCCCCGAGGGTGGCTCGCAGGCCAGCGGCACCCTGGCCACGGCCCCCAGCTCCAGCGGCGAGGCGGCCTCGCCCGCCGTGACCATCACGCGGCCCAGCAGTTCTGCCGAGGAGATCAACGCCGCTCTGGCCAGCCCATCTTCACGTGGGCCCATTGCGGTCGCCCCGATCCCCGGTACGCCCCCAAGCACGGCTGGCCGCTCCGGGCGCAGCAGCGGCGCCATTCCCATTACGCCCCTGCCCGGCACCCCGGCCAGCATCCCCAGCCCCACCCTGCCCTCGCGCAGCGCTGGCAGCTCCAGGGCCACCACAGCCAATGCCCGCCCCACCAATGCCCGCCCCACCACTGCCAGCAACGTGCCCAGCCGCACGGTCACGGTTCCATCTGGCGGCGCAGGCAGCCGGGGCAATGCCGCGCCGGGCGGCCGCCCGGCCCAGCCGGCCACCACACCAGCGAATAAGCCAGTGGTGCCCCCCATTACCGCCGTGCGTGAACCGGCGGTCACGGTACCGGACGCCCTGAACCCCGCACCCAGCCCTGCCCCGGCCACCGCCAGCGCGAGCGCCGCCCAGGGAACTGTGGCGCCCGCCGAACCGCAGGCCATCACGGCCACCAGCCCAACGCCGACTAATTCAGGCCAGGTCAGTGCCAGCACCAGCAGTGAACTGGAAAACTACGTCAAAACGCACCAGATGGTCTTCGACGCGGCCGTGCTCGGCCCTGTAAACACCGCCATTCTCCGCTCCGATCAGGGCTTTGTCGTCGCCACGGCAGGCCAGCCCCTGCCGGACACCAAGATCATCCTCAAGGAAGTCACGGCCAGCTCCGCGACCCTGACCCTGGGACAAGACACCCTGACCCTGCAACTGGACAAAAGGTGAGCCATGAATAAACGACACGTTCTTCTCCTGACCGCCGTGCTGGGCATGGCCGCCCTCCCCGTCCTCGCCCAGTCGTCGGCCCCCACCGACGCGCAACTGCGTACCGACAAGATCACGGTGGAAACCGGCACCTACACCGGCCCGCTGTCCAGCCTGCTGGCCGCCATCGCCAAGACGGCCGGCTACGGCCTGATCCTCGACACGGATGTCGACCTGCAACAGACGCCGGCCACCACACCCACTTCCGGCGCCGCCACGCCTGCTCCGACGGGTCGCCCGGTGGTGTACTCCTTCAAGGACAAACCGTTCAACGAAGTGTGGCCCCTGCTGATGGACGTGTACGGCCTGAGCTACGAGGTCATTCAGGTGGGCGGCCAGCCGGTGCTGCGCGTCGGCAATGCCCCCATTCAGCGCATCGTGAATCTGAAGAACGCCGACGCTAAAACTGTCGTGGAACAAGTTAGTCGCCTATTCGGTGAGCCAATAGTTCAAGACAACCCACAACGGGATGCTTCAGGCAATGTAGTAGGTTTTAATAAACAGATTGTCGGTTACAAATTTAATTCACCCTCACTGAAGATTGTTGGGGACGATAAGACAAATAGTATTGTCGTCATTGGTACGAATAAAGAAGTCATTGATGTTATAAATGCGATTCAAAATGTTGATGTTCAGGAAAGGACTGTATCTGGATCAAAAACATATATTGCCAATAAAGACACGGCATCTGTTGTTAAATTCATTGAATCTACCGCCCCCGATATCAAAGTAACTACTTTTAGCGGAACTAACAAAATTTTCCTTGAAGGCCCAGAAAAACGTCTTAGTTACATTGATGGATTGCTAAATCAGTTCGATCTAGCAGAGATTGCAACTAAGGAAAATGACCCATCACTTATCCAAACGGTTAGAATTGTTTATACTGCCAAGTCGGGTGCAGCAAATGCCAATAATCTAACTGCCGTCCTATCAAGCCAGTTTCCCAGAGTTCGTTTCACACCACTGGCAGGAACAGCAAATATCATTCTCAATGGTACCCAATCTGACATTAAAGAGGCCCAAAGCCTGTTAGCTCAGATTGATATTGCTCCAGCCACCGCGCCCACCACCGTGCAGCGCGTGTTTCAACTGGTGAACGCCAGCGCCGAGGAAGTCAAGGCCACGCTGGAAGGCACCCTGCAAAAGGAAGTGACGAGTACCGCCCAGCGCGGCACCGGCACCACCCTGCTGGACGTGAACGGCAACCCCATCAGCGCCCTGGTGCCCCCCAGCCAGCAGGCCAGCGCCGACGCGCAGGGCCTGAAGACCACGGACCTGAGCGGCACCACGCCAACCACGGCGCCCGACATGCCGAACATCATCGCCGACAAGCGCACCAACACCATCATCGTGCGCGGCACGCCGCTTCAGGTGGATCAGGTGGCGGAACTTATTCCGCAACTCGACAAGGTGGTGCCGCAGATCAACGTGCAGGTTCGCATTCAGGAACTGACCGACTCGGCGACCCGCAGCCTGGGCCTGAACGCCAACCTCAACTTCGGCGGCTTCAGCATCGGCACCTCGTCGGGCACCGGCCTGGCCGCCACCTTCGACCCCACCAAGACGCTGATGGGCTTCAACATCTTCCCCACCCTGACGGCCCTGGAAACCCAGAACCTGGCGCGCCGGGTGTACGACGGCAACGTCACCATGCAGAGCGGCCAGCGTGCTCTGGGCGGCACGAGCCAGACGGAAAATGCGTCGTCCACCGCCGCCGCCTCGGTCAAGTCGGGCGGTTCGCTGGAAATCAACATTCCCAGCCAGGCGGCCAACATTCCCAGCATTCAGAAAACCATCGATTACGGCGTGATTCTGGATTTCTTCAGCCCGCAGGTGGCCCCAGACGGCACCATCACCGTGCGCGTGCGCGGCAAGGTGAACACACCGCCGGCCAACATTACGGCCAACAACATCCCCTACGTCCTGAACTTCCAGAACAGCGAGGCGCAGAGCCTGGTGTCCTTCAAGAGCGGCGAAACGCTGCTGCTGGCCGGCCTGATGGGCAACACCGCGGCGAACGGCAGCACCGGGATTCCCTACCTGTCGAAGTTCGGTATCGGTGGAACGACCACCAAGGACAGCAAGTTCTCGCAACTGCTGGTCATCATCACCGGCACCATCGTCAAGTAAGGTTCGGGTTCGGGCAGGCGCTCCCTGGTGGGGCGTCTGCTGTTTTTTGGCTGTACTTTTGATGGCCGTGTGGCTTTTGTTTGGTCAGGGGCGCGTTTTCCAGGCGGCCAGGCTCTAGAGTCGGTCTTATGAGGTACTTGACTGCCGGGGAGTCGCACGGGCCGCAATTGACGGCCATCATCGAGGGGTTGCCTTCGCAGTTGCCGCTGGGCAAGGGGGACATCGATCCGTGGCTGCGCCGGCGTCAGGGCGGGTACGGGCGTGGGCGGCGCATGGTCATCGAGACGGACGAGGCCGACATCCTGAGTGGGGTGCGTTCGGGCCGCACGACGGGCGCGCCGGTCACGCTGGTGATTGCCAACAAGGATCACCGCAACTGGACGGAGATCATGTCGCCGGAAGCAGGTGGGGAGCCGCGCAAGAAGGCCCTGACCGATGCGCGGCCCGGTCACGCCGACCTGACCGGCGGCATCAAGTACCGCCACCGGGATTTGCGCGATGTGCTGGAACGGGCCTCGGCGCGGGAAACGGCCGCCAGGGTGGCGGTGGGCAGCGTGGCGCTGAAGTTGTTGTCCGAACTGGGCGTGCAGGGCGCAAACTTCGTGTCGAGTCTGGCTGGTATCGAGACGCGACAGGCATTCAGCTGGGACGCGCTGGACGCCATCGAGGACTCTGACCTGCGTACACCCGACGCGGACGCGGCCGGGCAGATGCGCGAGCGGATCGATCAGGCCAAGAAGGACGGGGACACGCTGGGCGGCATTCTGGAGGTGCGCTTCCGGGGCTTGCCGGTCGGTCTTGGAAGTTTCGTGCATTACGACCGGAAACTGGATGGCCGGATTGCGCAGGCGTGCCTCAGCGTGCAGGCCATGAAAGGCGTGGAGATCGGGCGGGCCTTCGAGAACGCCATGAAACCCGGCAGCGGCGTGCACGACGCCGTGTACTACCGCGAGGGCAGCTACGCGCGCGACACGAACAGCGCGGGCGGCCTGGAAGCCGGCATGACCAACGGCGAGGAGTTGATCGTGCGGGTCGCCATGAAACCCATCGCCACCCTGATGAAGCCCCTCCCCACCGTGAATGTCGTGACGCACGAGCCTTCGGACGCGGCGCGGGAACGCAGCGACACCACCGCGGTGCCGGCAGCGGGCGTGATCCTGCAGTGCGTGATCGGCTGGGTGCTGGCCGAAGCCCTGCTGGAAAAATTCGGTGGGGATACCCTGCCCGAATTACAGGAGCGCGTGGCCGCCGCCCGGACGTTCGCGCGGGAGTACTGAGCTGCCGACATGCTGGAACCAGCACTGGATGAGAACGTTCGAAACAGCCTGGAGACGCATCTGCTCACTCTGGATCAAGCTGAAGTTCAGCCTCTCCCGGACAATTGTCTTAAACTGTCCCCCATGTCAAATTCCGGCCTGATCGAGCGACCCGTCACCTGGGTGGCCCTGGCTGGGTTCATGGGCACCGGGAAAAGCCGCGTGGGCTGGGAACTCTCTCGGGCGCTGGCGCTTCACTTCGTGGATACCGACAAACTCATCACGCGCGTGGTGGGCAAAAGCATTCCCGAGGTGTTCGCGCAGGAAGGCGAAGGCTACTTCCGCGCCTGCGAACACGAGGTGGTGCAGCGTGTCACGCGGCTGGAACACGCCGTGATCAGCCTGGGGGGCGGCACCTTCATTCACGAGGAGAACCGCCGCCGCCTGCTGCAACGCGGCCCGGTGGTGGTGCTGTGGGCCACACCGGAAACCGTATACCAGCGCACGAAAAACAGTGACCGCCCGCTGCTGAAGTCGGAAGATCCCCTCAGCAAAATCAAGAACCTGATGGACGAACGCGAAAGCATTTACCGCGAGGGCACCATTCACGTTCACAGTGACGGACGACCCAGCGAGGAGATCGTCGAGGAGATTCTCGAGCGCCTGGAACGCTGGGCCGAGGTGCATCAGGCCTGGCCGGAGATCACGGAAGCGGAGTGGAGCGACTGTGTCACCGATTGAGGGGTCACGGATTGAGGGGTCACCGACTGAGGGGCGGACGGTCGAGGTCGGCGGGCCGCACCCGTACACTGTTCACGTGGGTGCCGGGTTGCTCTCGCAGATCAGGGTCAAAGAGCGTCAGGTGGCCCTGATCCACGCTGAAGATCTGCCGGGCGAGTACGTAAAAGAGGTGGAGGCCGGCCTGCAACCTGTCGTGACGGTGCGCGTCCCCGCGCGTGACGCCTGTAAAACGCTGGACGTGTACGCGAACGTGTTGTCACAACTGGCGCAGGTGAACCTGCCGCGTGACGGCGCGGTGATCGGTCTGGGCGGCGGGGCCGTGACGGATCTAGCAGGGTTCGTGGCCGCCTCTTACCTGCGCGGGGTGGCTTTTTACACCCTGCCGACCACGCTGCTGGGCATGGTGGACGCTGCCGTGGGGGGCAAAACAGGCGTGAATTTACCCGAGGGTAAAAATCTGGTGGGCGCCTTCTGGCCGCCGCAAGCCGTGTGGTGCGATACCGACACCTTGACCAGCCTGCCGCCCGCCGTATTCCGTGAGGGCGCGGCGGAAGCCTTCAAGCATGGCCTGATTGCCGATCCGACACTCCTGACCCGTGTGCTCGACCCGGAATTCAGGCCCGGCGGCGCCCTGCTGGAAAGCACCCTGGCCGATGCCATTGCCGTCAAGGCCGCCGTCGTGACCCGTGACCTGACCGAGCAGGGCGAACGGGCGTTCCTGAATTTCGGTCACACACTGGCGCACGCCCTCGAGGGCGTTACGCATCAGGGCATAGCGCACGGCGAGGCGGTGGGGTACGGCATGCATTACGCCGCCATCCTCAGCCGCGAGATGGGCGGCGCCGACCTGACCGGGCACACACGGAAGTTCCTCGACTGGCAGCAGCCCACGTCCCTGCCTGCCCTGAAGTTCGATGAGGTGACGGCTTACATGAACCGCGACAAGAAGGCCGACAGCGACGGCGTGCGCTTCGTGCTGCTGCGCGATGTCGCCCAGCCTTATCTGACGAGGGTGCCGGAGGATGTGCTGCGCCGTTCGTTCGGGGAATGGCTGGGGCAGATTCAAACTCGCTGACAGGGGCTGAACAGGTATCCTGCTCCTATGCTGCTGGTGCTGAACGGCCCGAACCTGAACCGCCTTGGCCTGCGTGAACCTGGTGTGTACGGCACGCAGACGCTGGAAGACCTGGAACGCCAGTGCGAGACGTGGGGCGCGGAGCTCGGCGAGGCCGTGACCTGCCGCCAGAGCAACTTCGAGGGACAACTGCTGGAGTGGATTCAGGAGGCGCAGGAGCAGGGGTTCACGGGCATCGTGATCAACCCGGGGGCCCTGACGCACTACAGTTACGCGCTGCGGGACGCCATTGCCGGCCAGGCCGTGCCCGTGGTGGAGGTGCATATTTCCAACGTGGATGCCCGCGAGGAATTTCGCCACCACTCCGTGACGGCGGCCGTGTGTAGGGGGAAA
This DNA window, taken from Deinococcus fonticola, encodes the following:
- a CDS encoding secretin N-terminal domain-containing protein — translated: MNKRHVLLLTAVLGMAALPVLAQSSAPTDAQLRTDKITVETGTYTGPLSSLLAAIAKTAGYGLILDTDVDLQQTPATTPTSGAATPAPTGRPVVYSFKDKPFNEVWPLLMDVYGLSYEVIQVGGQPVLRVGNAPIQRIVNLKNADAKTVVEQVSRLFGEPIVQDNPQRDASGNVVGFNKQIVGYKFNSPSLKIVGDDKTNSIVVIGTNKEVIDVINAIQNVDVQERTVSGSKTYIANKDTASVVKFIESTAPDIKVTTFSGTNKIFLEGPEKRLSYIDGLLNQFDLAEIATKENDPSLIQTVRIVYTAKSGAANANNLTAVLSSQFPRVRFTPLAGTANIILNGTQSDIKEAQSLLAQIDIAPATAPTTVQRVFQLVNASAEEVKATLEGTLQKEVTSTAQRGTGTTLLDVNGNPISALVPPSQQASADAQGLKTTDLSGTTPTTAPDMPNIIADKRTNTIIVRGTPLQVDQVAELIPQLDKVVPQINVQVRIQELTDSATRSLGLNANLNFGGFSIGTSSGTGLAATFDPTKTLMGFNIFPTLTALETQNLARRVYDGNVTMQSGQRALGGTSQTENASSTAAASVKSGGSLEINIPSQAANIPSIQKTIDYGVILDFFSPQVAPDGTITVRVRGKVNTPPANITANNIPYVLNFQNSEAQSLVSFKSGETLLLAGLMGNTAANGSTGIPYLSKFGIGGTTTKDSKFSQLLVIITGTIVK
- the pilO gene encoding type 4a pilus biogenesis protein PilO; translation: MATKLTPQTQFLLVAALCLLALLAFFLYYYKPKQETLTMMRDDLAAKQNTAEQYRAAAAAIPDLTAKVGKLEQERAEFVRALPTTQQFGQVVDQLRANASASKTEVTSLTFANSQAPNLPAGVRPINVNMAVQGQFGQLFQLMRRMETQNRFTTLNTLDLQLPKADSFNPNLQGTLALTVYTFDPAQAALPTNAAPAGTTAAPAAPASGGTP
- a CDS encoding fimbrial assembly protein codes for the protein MVEINLLPQQYRKQSAPDAWKYGSVAAVAVTLAAMGVMWGLTSQNVRQLQGQIDSVQGDITALTPQKQKYDELVTQQQNLEKVTSVAQTLKGTKTYWSNDLAVFSREIPASSGVALTKLTMRDKKPEELTTDQGNGIFIGKAVRRELDLSGAASSQQAVINFLNTFENSPGFGVNFQGMQRDDKSGAYTFNARVGIVGDSPAATATPAAPGAAPGTAATAPAPAAPAAPAGGTNGN
- the aroC gene encoding chorismate synthase — translated: MRYLTAGESHGPQLTAIIEGLPSQLPLGKGDIDPWLRRRQGGYGRGRRMVIETDEADILSGVRSGRTTGAPVTLVIANKDHRNWTEIMSPEAGGEPRKKALTDARPGHADLTGGIKYRHRDLRDVLERASARETAARVAVGSVALKLLSELGVQGANFVSSLAGIETRQAFSWDALDAIEDSDLRTPDADAAGQMRERIDQAKKDGDTLGGILEVRFRGLPVGLGSFVHYDRKLDGRIAQACLSVQAMKGVEIGRAFENAMKPGSGVHDAVYYREGSYARDTNSAGGLEAGMTNGEELIVRVAMKPIATLMKPLPTVNVVTHEPSDAARERSDTTAVPAAGVILQCVIGWVLAEALLEKFGGDTLPELQERVAAARTFAREY
- the aroB gene encoding 3-dehydroquinate synthase; translated protein: MGAGLLSQIRVKERQVALIHAEDLPGEYVKEVEAGLQPVVTVRVPARDACKTLDVYANVLSQLAQVNLPRDGAVIGLGGGAVTDLAGFVAASYLRGVAFYTLPTTLLGMVDAAVGGKTGVNLPEGKNLVGAFWPPQAVWCDTDTLTSLPPAVFREGAAEAFKHGLIADPTLLTRVLDPEFRPGGALLESTLADAIAVKAAVVTRDLTEQGERAFLNFGHTLAHALEGVTHQGIAHGEAVGYGMHYAAILSREMGGADLTGHTRKFLDWQQPTSLPALKFDEVTAYMNRDKKADSDGVRFVLLRDVAQPYLTRVPEDVLRRSFGEWLGQIQTR
- the murF gene encoding UDP-N-acetylmuramoyl-tripeptide--D-alanyl-D-alanine ligase: MLDPFAALPFAAAVHPEARAAQRLTWDSRGAGPDTAFVALPGEQMHGNRFVEQALAAGAPFVLTDLEVPRAVRVPDAQAALLAWARHERASNALVVGITGSAGKTTAKSYVAAALDALYMPVYNTIPAIACFLIEASGLGRPLVVEMGIDRPGEMAELMALVNPNVGVVTSIGPAHLEQLGSVERIASEKGLILQGRELALVGQQAAAWYPDAPSYGFAGAHWAGEALTLTPEGASFRYPQGGGSGSVEVHLPLAARVQAEAAVLGLALAGWAGVPLQEAARRLAGVSVPGGRYRVLPGRFTVIDDAYNASPVAVKAALDALHALPGRRISVLGRMLELGPTERELHAEVGAYARQRADLTFGVGEFAAELGERAYRSVPELTEALLGTVQDGDTVLVKASRGISWTPERRAAQGVGLDTVVEALLGYRGD
- the pilM gene encoding type IV pilus assembly protein PilM, whose product is MSSFINRLLNPRPAAIGVEIGTSAIKVVALRAGSPPSLQHAVMVPTPIGSMRDGLVVEPQAVASELRSLLAEHHITTKYAVTAVPNQSAVTRNIMVPRMDRKDLQEAIKWEAERYIPYPIDEVSLDFDLLDDPEEIPENGQMEAVIAAAPTEHVARQVEVLRLAGLEPTVIDLKSFAALRALRGNLLGEHLTKSTLTGSNYTESGEVALVMEIGASSSVINLVRGDRILMTRNINVSADDFTTALQKSFDLDFTAAEDVKLGYATATTPTEDEEDLLNFDMSREQYSPARVFEVVRPVLGDLITEIRRSLEFYRVQSGDVVVDRTFLAGGGAKLRGLSSAISDALGFRVEVASPWLTVQTDQANVDTGYLQTNAPEFTVPLGLALRGVTGRG
- a CDS encoding shikimate kinase — protein: MSNSGLIERPVTWVALAGFMGTGKSRVGWELSRALALHFVDTDKLITRVVGKSIPEVFAQEGEGYFRACEHEVVQRVTRLEHAVISLGGGTFIHEENRRRLLQRGPVVVLWATPETVYQRTKNSDRPLLKSEDPLSKIKNLMDERESIYREGTIHVHSDGRPSEEIVEEILERLERWAEVHQAWPEITEAEWSDCVTD